A region from the Stygiolobus caldivivus genome encodes:
- a CDS encoding ABC transporter substrate-binding protein, with protein MRRVYNEIFDDFISLPDKIKKIVSLDPATTESLFMMGLGDKVIATDAFSYRPEEARKKPKIGSYTHVNEDFLRQNKPDVIFTTTGAQKALTKRLVEEGYTVYPLGVSNSVYRIINNVEVVSLVCNVKEEGRRLASFLLGQLSRYTVERTIRAKVYVEFDLGGVITSGYPTHVSDAIYLVGGRNIFDDKDEAYFTPFDQDIMSREPDVIIYEPKRLNEYEKERFMRKMRERGLEELIKNKKVVFTIGDFLAHQGPSFITDGLKFLHEVINKT; from the coding sequence ATGAGGAGGGTTTATAACGAGATCTTTGACGACTTTATATCTTTACCGGATAAAATCAAGAAAATAGTGAGTCTAGACCCAGCTACCACTGAGTCCCTATTTATGATGGGTTTAGGGGACAAGGTTATAGCCACTGACGCGTTCAGTTACAGACCGGAAGAGGCTAGGAAGAAGCCTAAAATAGGTAGTTATACTCATGTTAATGAGGACTTTCTCAGGCAAAACAAGCCCGACGTGATTTTCACTACTACCGGGGCACAAAAGGCTTTGACCAAGAGGTTAGTTGAAGAGGGGTATACTGTCTACCCTCTCGGTGTTTCTAATTCGGTCTATAGGATAATAAATAACGTGGAGGTCGTTTCGCTTGTGTGTAATGTCAAAGAAGAAGGTAGGAGATTGGCTTCATTTTTGTTAGGTCAACTGTCCCGTTATACCGTGGAACGTACTATAAGGGCTAAGGTCTATGTCGAATTCGATTTAGGCGGTGTTATAACATCTGGCTATCCTACTCATGTAAGTGACGCTATTTATCTCGTGGGAGGGAGGAATATATTTGATGACAAGGACGAGGCTTATTTCACTCCCTTCGATCAGGATATAATGTCTAGAGAACCGGATGTAATAATTTATGAGCCTAAGAGGCTTAATGAGTATGAAAAAGAGAGGTTTATGAGGAAGATGAGGGAGAGGGGCTTAGAGGAGTTAATTAAGAATAAGAAAGTGGTATTTACAATTGGTGATTTTTTAGCCCATCAAGGCCCAAGCTTTATTACTGATGGGTTAAAATTCTTACATGAAGTTATAAACAAGACATGA